A window of Chlorobium phaeobacteroides DSM 266 genomic DNA:
CGCTGTCTGGGCAACTCTGTCAATCACACCGGGAATCAGAAGCACCCGCTCTTTTCCGTCAGGCTTCAGCATAACGAGCTTCAGCAGCGGGCTCTGCCTGTAGGTTCCTGTCAGCAGGGCGTGCGAAAGGGATTTCAGGTTTTCTTCAAGCCGAAGGGAGTAGTCCTGAATGGATGTATTGTCCCATCCCGGGCGCCCATCGTTCGATGCCACTTTGTACCAGGCCTGAAAAATGGTTTCGGGCATTGCCATCTGATTGTAGAGCCATCCCATAGTATCTGAAGTCAGCGTGGTTAGGGGAAGATCCGATTGATCAGGTAATAATGAACGGACTGGCGATTTCAAACGATCGGTTCCCGTCAACATCCACCTTTTCAACACATCCCCGGCAGAGATGGTAATAACGGATGCTGTCGAGCGGGTGTTTCGGATCCATCAGCTTTTGCAGCCGGATACGCAGGCCTGCATAATCCTCATCTGAAAGAAAGCATTCAAATACACTGTACTGCACGGATATTCCGTACCCTTCAAGAACCTTGTGGATTTTCGTTCTCCTCCGGTCGTTTTCAATGTCGTAGGTCACGAGTATGAATTGCATAATCCAACGTTTGATACGTTTTACCAGCAAAGGAATGTTACAAAAAAAGATGAAAATGTTTATCCACGAATTGGAGCGAAGAGAAGAGTTTTCCCACGAATTACGCGAATTTGCACGAAAGGGAATTAAGGCTGTATTGCTATTTCGCCATCTCGCTATCCAGCCATCCAGCCTTGTTTTGCATTGGGAACGAATTTTGGAACAAATTTGCAACGTAACACGCTCTTCGTCATCTCGACCATCGGGAGAGATCTCATTGGAATACCGGGGATTGGGATGAAGAGGAAGAGTTTTCCCACGAATTACACGAATTTTCACGAAAGGAAATTAAGGCTGTTTGTTGTTTCCGCTTCGCCGATAAAAACAACTGCCGGTTTTTGGATTAAGATCGAATTGTTTTGCCTGTTATCCCTTACTCCCCCATTTGTCATCTCGACCATCGGGAGAGATCTCATTGGAATACCGGGGATTGGGATGAAGAGGAAGAGTTTTCCCACGAATTACACGAATTTACACGAAAAGAGAATTGGCAGTTGGTTTTCTTTGGCTTCGCCGATAAAAACAACTGCCGGTTTTTTGATTAAGAGACGAATTGTTTTGCCTGTTATTCCTT
This region includes:
- the cas2 gene encoding CRISPR-associated endonuclease Cas2, with translation MQFILVTYDIENDRRRTKIHKVLEGYGISVQYSVFECFLSDEDYAGLRIRLQKLMDPKHPLDSIRYYHLCRGCVEKVDVDGNRSFEIASPFIIT